The following are from one region of the uncultured Hyphomonas sp. genome:
- a CDS encoding ankyrin repeat domain-containing protein, with the protein MKTIRGALTAGLLALAAACAHAEAEPEPPPRETGWNVAPFQPQLTRNKAPELCEPFAAAWTDLFDAAGRLDSADLDLSAIPHEAVFAFPETVRSGRAARTQSLYYETFEARHDLDGDGDEEVLFVVSYDMGWRYLGAGLYLFDTVADFEAMQAQYPERYGEIRSTYYWNELAAEVTGGPVASFGPLHRVQLFLHEGALYTVSDGRGVSRGQQSKRESVRRIWPAEDAETVCELQIRPEPEQFESFISASPFYQALKAMYAGPEQGGMCYGTMGWTGVPPEAILPDLFYRPQAWPEPNGRFGPEEEPQDDVARQLRPLSWGATDPFSWQIYLSLRQDQPEFLRRMEEYYTERFAMPPEEAKTAALQAWRALVDRIFYARNNDMLLAFLALRPAAPAEPADFVFGAPLHEVLNAVDVALREPNALRNVTPSRHVPIWARAISAAILAGEPTDVISDLYTTYLETHGPPDDPSRQARYERDIALLHANVLAAAAVRPDVLQLLPGLGAPLDEPTNYFGKTALMYAAQLDMPESVQVLLNAGVDVSRRTQSVQEGDRRACGQLQRDHRTALMYAAENASEELILMLLEAGADPAAEDTEGNTASWYLARNAKLDDDARTRLDARLAVD; encoded by the coding sequence CTCACCCGTAACAAGGCCCCGGAACTTTGCGAGCCCTTCGCCGCGGCCTGGACGGATCTGTTCGACGCTGCGGGGCGGTTGGACTCCGCCGATCTCGACCTGTCCGCCATTCCGCATGAGGCGGTGTTCGCGTTTCCGGAAACGGTGAGAAGCGGGCGGGCGGCACGGACCCAGTCGCTCTACTACGAGACTTTCGAGGCCCGTCATGATCTGGATGGCGACGGGGATGAGGAGGTCCTGTTCGTCGTGTCCTACGATATGGGCTGGCGGTATCTCGGCGCCGGTCTCTATCTGTTTGACACGGTCGCCGATTTTGAGGCCATGCAAGCTCAATATCCGGAGCGCTACGGGGAGATCAGATCTACCTACTACTGGAACGAACTCGCAGCCGAGGTGACAGGCGGGCCGGTCGCCAGTTTCGGCCCGCTCCACCGGGTCCAGTTGTTCCTGCATGAAGGGGCGCTCTATACCGTCTCGGACGGTCGGGGCGTTTCGAGGGGCCAGCAGAGTAAACGCGAATCCGTGCGCCGCATCTGGCCCGCTGAAGATGCTGAAACGGTCTGTGAACTTCAGATCCGTCCGGAGCCGGAGCAGTTCGAGTCCTTCATTTCCGCTTCGCCTTTTTATCAGGCACTCAAGGCCATGTATGCGGGGCCAGAGCAGGGCGGCATGTGCTATGGCACGATGGGCTGGACCGGTGTTCCGCCGGAAGCCATCCTGCCCGACCTGTTCTACCGTCCGCAGGCCTGGCCGGAGCCGAATGGCCGGTTCGGACCCGAAGAAGAGCCACAGGACGATGTGGCCCGCCAGCTGCGCCCGCTGAGTTGGGGCGCCACCGACCCGTTCAGCTGGCAGATCTACCTGTCCCTCCGGCAGGATCAGCCGGAGTTTTTGCGGCGCATGGAGGAATACTATACCGAGCGGTTTGCCATGCCGCCTGAGGAGGCGAAGACCGCAGCGCTTCAGGCCTGGCGCGCGCTGGTGGACCGCATTTTTTATGCCCGGAACAATGACATGCTGCTGGCCTTCCTTGCGCTCCGGCCGGCAGCCCCGGCAGAACCGGCTGACTTCGTCTTCGGTGCCCCGTTGCACGAAGTTCTGAACGCCGTGGATGTGGCGCTCAGAGAACCAAATGCGTTGCGCAATGTCACGCCGTCGCGGCACGTGCCAATCTGGGCCCGTGCGATATCGGCCGCGATCCTTGCGGGGGAGCCGACAGACGTCATCAGCGATCTGTATACTACATATCTGGAAACACACGGGCCACCAGACGACCCGTCCAGACAGGCGCGTTATGAACGGGATATCGCCCTCCTACATGCCAATGTGCTGGCCGCGGCCGCTGTTCGTCCGGACGTGCTGCAACTCCTGCCAGGCCTTGGCGCGCCGCTAGATGAGCCGACGAACTATTTCGGCAAGACGGCGCTGATGTATGCAGCGCAGCTGGACATGCCGGAATCCGTACAGGTGCTTTTGAATGCGGGTGTTGACGTGAGCCGGCGCACGCAAAGTGTGCAAGAAGGAGACCGTCGTGCCTGTGGACAATTGCAGCGGGACCACCGAACGGCACTCATGTACGCCGCCGAGAATGCCTCCGAAGAGCTGATACTGATGCTGCTCGAGGCTGGGGCCGATCCGGCGGCAGAAGATACCGAAGGCAATACGGCCAGCTGGTATCTCGCCCGCAACGCGAAGCTGGATGACGATGCCCGGACGCGTCTGGACGCGCGGCTGGCGGTGGATTGA
- a CDS encoding alpha/beta fold hydrolase, with protein sequence MKYASIFAALTGAALLAACATAPADTPAVSAAAADSAAPAYDEAFPPAIEEISFDSHGDRLNGLIYLADGPGPHPAVVLLHGFPGNEKNLDLAQDMRAAGWNVLFFHYRGAWGSEGDYTLTHVIEDVAAATDFLRTHADQYRTDPDHIVLVGHSMGGFASLEAAARDNGIACAAGIAPANVGVMASVFEADPDARAGFMAYSDSLQMLHGLTGEKITAEIAANKDAFALQGLAPDLEGKRILIIGGDKDASVPADAIILPLIAAYEADPAIDTTGVVLSGDHSFSWSRDELIGTVMDWAEGCR encoded by the coding sequence ATGAAATACGCATCCATTTTCGCCGCGCTCACCGGCGCCGCCCTGCTTGCCGCTTGCGCGACAGCCCCTGCGGACACGCCAGCCGTGTCTGCGGCGGCGGCGGACTCTGCCGCGCCGGCCTATGATGAAGCCTTCCCGCCCGCAATTGAGGAAATCTCCTTCGACAGTCATGGCGACCGGCTGAATGGCCTGATCTATCTGGCGGACGGGCCGGGGCCGCACCCGGCGGTGGTGCTGTTGCACGGCTTTCCCGGCAATGAGAAAAATCTGGATCTCGCGCAGGACATGCGCGCGGCAGGGTGGAACGTGCTGTTCTTCCACTATCGCGGCGCCTGGGGCAGCGAGGGCGACTACACCCTCACCCATGTGATCGAGGATGTCGCCGCCGCGACGGACTTCCTGCGCACCCATGCGGACCAATACCGGACTGATCCGGATCATATCGTGCTTGTGGGGCACTCCATGGGGGGCTTTGCCTCGCTTGAGGCCGCCGCGCGCGATAACGGCATTGCGTGCGCCGCGGGCATCGCCCCGGCAAATGTCGGCGTGATGGCCAGCGTCTTTGAAGCGGACCCGGACGCGAGGGCCGGCTTCATGGCCTATAGCGACAGCCTGCAAATGCTGCATGGCCTGACCGGTGAGAAGATCACGGCCGAGATCGCGGCAAACAAGGACGCGTTCGCTCTGCAGGGCCTCGCGCCGGACCTGGAAGGCAAACGCATCCTCATCATCGGCGGCGACAAGGACGCCTCCGTCCCGGCCGATGCGATCATCCTGCCGCTGATCGCCGCCTATGAGGCAGACCCCGCCATCGACACGACGGGCGTTGTCCTCTCCGGCGATCATTCCTTCTCATGGTCGCGCGACGAATTGATCGGCACCGTGATGGATTGGGCGGAGGGGTGCCGCTAA
- a CDS encoding acetyl-CoA C-acetyltransferase — MAEAFIIDACRTPRGIGKVGKGSLAHLHPQHLAATVLGQIAERNKLDTATVDDVIWGTSSQRGAQGADMGRMAALDAGYDVKASGVTLDRFCGSGITTVALATAQIMSGMEDCIVAGGCEMMSYTAATADPKNPPMMDAGNLHLRELHPQSQQGCCADAIATMEGISREAVDQLAVVSQERADRALKEGRFDRSVVPVYNRDGSLALDKDEFPRPGTTMESLAGLKTVFNMFWDVPVDDKGMTYGGLIEKVYPQLKGKIQHVHHAGNSSGVVDGSGAVLMTSEAYMKKHGLKPRARVVATANMGDCPTLMLNAPVPAAKKVLAKAGLTAGDIDVYEINEAFSVVAEKFIRDLDLDRSKVNINGGAMALGHPIGATGSILIGTALDELERSGGRYGLVTMCAAGGMAPAIIIERIDA; from the coding sequence ATGGCTGAGGCCTTCATCATTGACGCCTGCCGCACACCGCGCGGTATCGGCAAAGTCGGCAAGGGATCGCTTGCTCACCTGCACCCGCAGCATCTGGCTGCCACCGTGCTGGGCCAGATCGCCGAGCGCAACAAGCTCGACACCGCCACCGTGGACGATGTCATCTGGGGCACCTCCAGCCAGCGCGGCGCCCAGGGCGCAGACATGGGCCGCATGGCGGCTCTCGATGCCGGCTATGACGTGAAAGCCTCCGGCGTCACGCTCGACCGTTTCTGCGGCTCGGGTATCACCACCGTGGCGCTGGCCACGGCTCAGATCATGTCGGGCATGGAAGACTGCATCGTGGCCGGTGGCTGCGAGATGATGAGCTACACGGCGGCGACTGCCGATCCGAAAAACCCGCCGATGATGGACGCCGGCAACCTGCACCTGCGCGAGCTGCACCCGCAATCGCAGCAGGGCTGCTGCGCCGATGCCATCGCGACGATGGAAGGCATCAGCCGTGAAGCGGTCGACCAGCTGGCCGTGGTCAGCCAGGAGCGCGCCGACCGCGCCCTGAAGGAAGGCCGCTTCGACCGGTCGGTCGTGCCTGTCTACAACCGCGACGGTTCGCTCGCGCTCGACAAGGACGAATTCCCGCGTCCCGGCACGACGATGGAAAGCCTCGCTGGCCTGAAGACCGTGTTCAACATGTTCTGGGACGTGCCTGTCGACGACAAGGGCATGACCTATGGCGGCCTGATCGAGAAAGTGTACCCGCAGCTGAAAGGCAAGATTCAGCACGTGCACCATGCCGGCAACTCCTCCGGCGTTGTCGACGGCTCGGGCGCGGTCCTGATGACCTCGGAAGCCTATATGAAGAAGCACGGCCTGAAGCCGCGCGCCCGCGTCGTCGCCACGGCGAACATGGGCGACTGCCCGACGCTGATGCTGAACGCACCGGTCCCGGCCGCGAAGAAAGTGCTGGCCAAGGCAGGTCTCACCGCCGGCGACATCGACGTCTATGAAATCAACGAAGCCTTCTCGGTGGTCGCCGAGAAGTTCATCCGTGATCTTGATCTCGACCGCAGCAAGGTCAACATCAATGGCGGCGCCATGGCCCTTGGTCACCCGATCGGCGCCACCGGCTCGATCCTGATCGGCACGGCGCTGGACGAACTTGAGCGCTCCGGCGGCCGCTATGGCCTCGTCACCATGTGCGCCGCTGGCGGCATGGCCCCGGCGATCATCATTGAGCGTATCGACGCCTGA
- a CDS encoding aspartyl protease family protein gives MTRESKRGPTKMADRWHTKGALFSILALLGCFPAFATERQVIPFELNEYDHMVVRVEVNGNDRATAVIDTAATFPMINRRTAQLAEILELGEDPPMVSVLGLTGEDIFPVVSLDTLVVGNVMKTDMPVALNADFNVLGTQNVLPASAFEGDVLDFDFANQRVMVYNGRPDRSVRLIPSSIRYTDRGGLIFIDVEINGYKGKALIDTGSNVTFINRQFAEHAGTRTNEDKTKRLQGATSGDLSLRIATARSMQVGDYRLSRTDILVSDPPLFEFLGISEEPSMVLGLDLLSAFRVQIDRRRSRLILSVPGTRQQRTALRYSRTDTFLPIQ, from the coding sequence ATGACAAGGGAGTCGAAACGCGGGCCGACCAAAATGGCGGACCGGTGGCACACAAAAGGTGCCTTATTCAGCATTCTGGCCCTGTTGGGATGCTTTCCGGCGTTTGCAACCGAGCGCCAGGTCATCCCGTTCGAGCTGAATGAGTACGATCACATGGTCGTGCGCGTGGAAGTGAACGGCAACGACCGGGCCACGGCTGTGATCGATACGGCGGCCACCTTCCCGATGATCAACCGCCGTACGGCTCAGCTGGCCGAGATCCTGGAACTTGGCGAAGACCCGCCCATGGTGAGTGTACTTGGCCTGACCGGGGAAGATATTTTTCCGGTTGTGAGCCTCGACACGCTCGTGGTCGGAAATGTGATGAAGACCGATATGCCGGTCGCCCTGAATGCCGATTTCAATGTCCTGGGCACCCAGAATGTGCTTCCGGCGAGCGCCTTTGAAGGCGATGTGCTGGACTTCGATTTCGCCAACCAGCGCGTCATGGTTTACAATGGACGGCCAGACCGAAGCGTCAGGCTTATCCCGAGTTCCATCCGCTATACGGACCGGGGCGGGCTGATCTTCATCGACGTGGAGATCAATGGTTACAAGGGCAAAGCGCTGATCGATACCGGATCAAACGTCACCTTCATCAACAGGCAGTTTGCCGAACACGCCGGTACGCGAACCAATGAAGACAAGACGAAGAGGCTGCAGGGCGCCACCAGCGGCGACCTTTCTCTGCGCATCGCCACGGCGCGATCGATGCAGGTCGGAGACTATCGCCTTTCGCGCACGGACATTCTCGTCTCGGACCCTCCCTTGTTCGAATTCCTGGGAATCAGCGAAGAGCCGTCAATGGTGCTGGGTTTAGATCTGTTGTCCGCTTTCCGGGTGCAAATTGACCGGCGCCGCAGCCGCCTGATCCTCAGTGTGCCTGGGACACGCCAGCAGCGGACGGCGCTGAGATACAGCCGGACAGACACCTTCCTCCCCATTCAATAA